One Vallitalea pronyensis genomic region harbors:
- a CDS encoding ABC transporter permease gives MKRMKSAHHDVQTINKKSFLKTIKKNKILLLMCLPAILFFLVFAYLPMPGLYIAFIRFNYAKGIFASEFVGLENFRFLMISGKLWDLTKNTILYNVAFILIGSILQIAVAVLLNEISNKLFKKFSQTIMFLPHFISFVLVGLFAYNILSYEFGLLNNFLRAVGLDPVKAYSSPESWPFIIVLTHIWKTTGYGSIIYFATIMGIDPQIIEASKIDGANVFQKIRYIILPSIKPTFVILLLFSIGSILRGNFQLFYNMVGASNSMLFETTDIIETFVFRALINNFNFSLGSAVSLYQSVFGFALIMISNWIVKKIEPDYALF, from the coding sequence ATGAAACGGATGAAATCAGCACATCATGATGTGCAGACGATAAATAAGAAAAGCTTTTTAAAAACGATTAAGAAGAACAAAATTTTATTGCTTATGTGTTTACCTGCAATTCTATTTTTCTTAGTATTTGCATATCTTCCAATGCCAGGATTGTACATAGCTTTTATTCGATTCAATTATGCTAAAGGAATATTTGCCAGTGAGTTTGTAGGACTTGAGAATTTTAGGTTTCTTATGATATCTGGTAAATTATGGGACCTAACTAAGAATACTATTCTGTACAATGTGGCATTCATATTAATAGGAAGTATTTTGCAGATAGCTGTTGCAGTCTTATTAAATGAAATATCTAATAAACTATTTAAAAAGTTTTCTCAAACGATTATGTTTTTACCCCATTTCATTTCTTTTGTACTTGTTGGCCTATTTGCCTATAATATTTTGAGTTATGAGTTTGGCTTACTAAATAATTTTTTAAGAGCAGTTGGACTTGATCCAGTTAAAGCTTATTCATCTCCTGAATCTTGGCCGTTCATTATTGTTTTAACGCATATATGGAAGACAACGGGTTACGGGTCCATTATCTATTTTGCAACGATTATGGGTATTGATCCACAAATCATTGAAGCGTCCAAGATTGACGGGGCCAATGTATTCCAAAAGATTAGATACATTATACTTCCTAGTATAAAACCTACATTTGTAATACTCCTTCTATTTTCAATAGGTTCAATCTTAAGAGGAAACTTCCAACTTTTCTATAATATGGTAGGAGCAAGTAACTCAATGTTATTCGAAACAACAGACATTATTGAGACGTTCGTGTTTAGAGCACTTATCAATAATTTCAATTTTTCACTAGGTAGTGCTGTAAGTCTTTATCAATCAGTCTTTGGCTTTGCTCTGATTATGATATCCAACTGGATTGTTAAGAAAATTGAACCAGATTATGCATTGTTCTAG
- a CDS encoding carbohydrate ABC transporter permease, with protein sequence MEANISNQIKKDPRTKLMAIISYIFVTIFTVTCLLPFILMISSSFTSEKSVVTQGFNLWPREFSTIAYKVIFENPNKIIGGYVVTILLTAIGTSIGLFLISMAGYALQRQDFIWRNKITFFIYFTTLFSGGLVPYYLLMTKYLGLKDSYLSILLPGLMSPWLIILMRNFMKSIPHSITESAKIDGANDFQIYTRLILPLVKPALATIGLFLALQYWNEWYNAMLFLSPNIEHRPLQLYLYNVVTQAESIKNSAANSNIPPQSMPNETIKMAVGVIATGPVIIFYPFVQKYFIKGITIGAVKG encoded by the coding sequence ATGGAAGCGAATATATCAAACCAAATAAAAAAAGACCCAAGAACGAAGTTGATGGCTATCATTAGTTATATATTTGTAACGATTTTTACGGTTACTTGTTTATTACCCTTCATTTTAATGATTTCTTCATCGTTCACTTCTGAAAAATCGGTTGTAACACAAGGATTTAATCTGTGGCCTCGAGAGTTTAGTACCATAGCATATAAAGTAATATTTGAGAACCCAAATAAGATTATAGGTGGGTATGTTGTAACCATACTACTAACGGCTATAGGCACATCCATTGGATTATTCCTAATTTCGATGGCTGGATATGCACTTCAAAGACAAGATTTTATATGGAGAAATAAGATTACATTTTTCATATATTTTACGACTTTGTTTTCTGGAGGTTTAGTGCCATATTACCTTTTGATGACAAAGTATCTCGGGTTAAAGGATAGTTATTTGTCAATACTATTACCTGGGCTAATGAGTCCGTGGTTAATTATCCTTATGAGGAATTTTATGAAATCAATTCCCCATTCAATTACAGAATCAGCGAAAATTGATGGAGCGAATGATTTCCAGATATATACCCGTTTAATATTACCACTTGTAAAACCGGCGTTGGCTACAATAGGTTTGTTTTTAGCTCTTCAGTATTGGAATGAGTGGTATAACGCGATGCTATTTTTATCACCAAATATTGAACATAGACCATTACAATTATATTTATATAATGTTGTAACTCAAGCTGAATCCATAAAAAATTCAGCAGCAAATTCCAACATTCCACCGCAGAGTATGCCTAATGAAACTATAAAAATGGCTGTTGGCGTTATTGCAACAGGTCCAGTAATTATTTTCTATCCTTTTGTTCAAAAATATTTTATAAAAGGTATAACGATAGGCGCAGTAAAAGGATAA
- a CDS encoding ABC transporter substrate-binding protein: MMKLKSKILALLMIVLLVVSGVGCGSEKATNGGEESKNPSSSSNTESNDNGESEGTQDTKEELEFVELTYLALGNVPTNGQLELAMEEWNKILKEEINAHLKIEWVEWADWLTKYNLLMVSGEPIDLITSGDWLDMWANAEKGAFMPLDNLIQYAPLTSADIQDHEWENCKLDGTTYFFPENNYTQYVNHGMYYRGDWAKEFGIEVTDYKSLGDYLQAVKDNKEGVIPFDVNGTQYELFDGWVTSELGAMNLLMIPTGFHKVVWAKSKDDLFNVYSPIFSDEFVDFAVMMKEWGDAGYWREDVLNFKGDTRELFKAGQSGADQHHTQTYRTLRYEMDNLVPGSDIQFFPFASTKKNLVQTPVIHGAMAVGANSQNPERAVMAYEIMRQNEEFYRLFNFGREGVQYIIEDGVKKRPEGYVDAEHEFYTDFWAGREDKFELPTDTEFAGIYDLWEDFNSYAIPDPYSRFIFDRTSVEAELAAISDVTSVFGPAITYGKTGDPVAAVEEYREALKKAGIDKVLEEVQKQMNDHSNF, from the coding sequence ATGATGAAATTGAAAAGTAAAATTTTAGCATTATTAATGATTGTGTTACTAGTTGTTAGTGGGGTTGGTTGTGGTAGTGAAAAAGCTACTAATGGCGGGGAAGAATCAAAGAACCCATCAAGTAGTTCTAATACTGAGAGCAATGATAATGGAGAGAGTGAAGGTACACAAGATACAAAAGAAGAACTTGAGTTTGTAGAACTAACGTATTTAGCACTAGGTAATGTACCAACTAATGGACAACTTGAGCTAGCTATGGAAGAGTGGAACAAAATACTTAAAGAGGAAATAAACGCTCACTTAAAAATTGAATGGGTTGAATGGGCGGATTGGTTAACTAAATATAATCTATTAATGGTATCAGGCGAACCGATTGACTTAATCACTTCTGGTGACTGGTTAGATATGTGGGCGAATGCTGAAAAAGGAGCATTTATGCCATTAGATAATTTAATTCAATATGCACCATTAACAAGTGCAGATATTCAAGATCATGAATGGGAAAATTGTAAACTAGATGGTACAACATACTTCTTCCCTGAGAATAATTACACACAATATGTTAACCATGGGATGTATTATAGAGGTGACTGGGCAAAAGAATTTGGTATTGAAGTAACTGATTATAAGAGCTTAGGAGACTACTTACAAGCTGTTAAAGATAATAAAGAAGGTGTGATTCCCTTTGATGTTAATGGAACACAATATGAGTTGTTTGATGGATGGGTTACCTCAGAACTTGGAGCAATGAATTTATTGATGATTCCGACAGGATTTCATAAAGTTGTTTGGGCTAAATCTAAAGATGATTTATTTAATGTATATAGCCCAATCTTCTCTGATGAGTTTGTTGACTTTGCTGTAATGATGAAAGAATGGGGTGATGCAGGTTATTGGAGAGAAGATGTTTTAAACTTCAAAGGCGATACACGAGAATTGTTTAAAGCTGGACAATCAGGAGCGGATCAACATCATACGCAAACATATAGAACGTTAAGATATGAAATGGATAACTTAGTACCAGGTTCAGACATTCAATTCTTTCCATTTGCATCAACGAAAAAGAATCTAGTTCAAACACCTGTTATTCATGGGGCAATGGCTGTAGGTGCAAATAGCCAGAATCCAGAAAGAGCCGTTATGGCATATGAAATAATGCGTCAAAACGAAGAATTCTACCGTTTATTTAATTTTGGGCGTGAAGGTGTTCAATATATCATTGAAGATGGTGTAAAGAAACGACCTGAAGGTTATGTGGATGCTGAACATGAATTTTACACTGATTTCTGGGCAGGCCGTGAAGATAAATTTGAATTACCCACAGATACAGAATTTGCTGGTATCTACGATCTTTGGGAAGATTTCAATAGCTATGCAATACCTGATCCTTACTCAAGATTTATATTTGACAGAACTTCAGTTGAAGCTGAACTTGCAGCTATCTCTGATGTAACAAGTGTATTTGGTCCTGCGATTACTTATGGAAAAACTGGTGATCCTGTAGCTGCAGTTGAAGAATATAGAGAAGCCTTGAAAAAAGCAGGTATTGATAAAGTGCTAGAAGAAGTTCAAAAGCAAATGAATGATCATAGTAACTTCTAG
- a CDS encoding glycoside hydrolase family 2 TIM barrel-domain containing protein: MSRKNENMNLDWRFHYGDLPFPGYKGIDDSEWKPVTLPHDWSVEEVFDKKNASGTGYLPGGVGWYRKTFKLDASDKEKTVLIEFDGVYNNAQVWINSYYLGKRPYGYSAFSYDLTPFLEWGEGENVISVKVDHKDIADSRWYTGSGIYRNVNLTIKEKCHINRHGIYITTELHNDEGIVSVQTDITNDSLSNRTMILRNTLLDCHLKPVEWCESEVSLSKGKEINIKQKLRVKQPALWSVETPYLYTMKTELIINGKVADQVLTRTGVRSIVIDPQKGFFLNGKAMKLKGLCIHHDAGCLGAAVPQHVWRRRLMTFKKVGCNAIRMSHNPPASNLLDLCDEMGFLVIDEAFDEWEGVKNKWWQGHNVYPPKHYGYYEDFPEWHERDIKEMVLRDRNHPSIFSWSIGNEVDYPNDPYCHPSFKEMTGNNDKNKPAAERLYDPNKPNAERLAVIAKRLVTFVKECDESRPVTAALAFPELSNSTGYAEALDIVGYNYKEHLYDKDRALYTNRVIYGSENGKHLHAWRVVRDNDNICGQFLWTGIDFLGEAKGWPVRISQAGILDLTGRPKTSYYFRQSLWMDEPMVYITARDLSGQKSNLWDIDDAPHWNFSAGKMTEIRCYTNCDKVVLYLNGKTLGERYLDQCEESDDMYDMTWEVPYEKGVLRAVGYRNDRQVCEASLVTAGDPAKLKTCSDTDILKANGLDIAHIEVELVDDNGFPVWVHDKRITLSTEGPGEIIGIENGSPIDLEPYSSRQRMTYNGKLIAYVRSTVEVGTLKVIASCEDLDIKNVVLVNIKVDSE, translated from the coding sequence ATGAGTAGAAAAAATGAGAACATGAATTTGGATTGGCGTTTCCATTATGGAGATCTTCCTTTCCCAGGCTATAAAGGTATAGATGATTCAGAGTGGAAACCAGTTACATTACCTCATGATTGGTCAGTTGAAGAGGTATTTGATAAAAAGAATGCTTCTGGAACAGGGTATCTTCCAGGAGGTGTCGGCTGGTATAGGAAAACGTTTAAACTTGATGCAAGCGACAAGGAGAAAACTGTTTTAATAGAGTTTGATGGCGTCTATAATAACGCACAAGTATGGATCAATTCTTATTACCTTGGGAAAAGACCCTATGGTTATAGTGCTTTTTCATATGACCTTACACCATTTTTAGAATGGGGAGAAGGCGAAAATGTTATCTCTGTAAAAGTAGATCATAAGGACATAGCTGATTCCAGATGGTACACAGGTTCAGGAATTTACCGTAATGTCAATCTTACGATTAAGGAAAAATGTCATATAAATCGACATGGAATTTATATAACAACAGAGCTTCATAACGATGAAGGGATTGTATCTGTCCAAACAGATATAACCAATGACTCATTGTCAAATAGGACGATGATTCTACGAAATACGTTATTGGATTGTCATCTGAAACCTGTAGAATGGTGTGAATCTGAAGTGAGCCTTTCAAAAGGTAAAGAGATAAACATCAAACAAAAATTAAGAGTAAAGCAACCTGCTTTGTGGTCTGTGGAAACGCCTTATCTTTACACAATGAAAACCGAGTTAATCATAAATGGTAAAGTGGCAGATCAGGTATTGACAAGAACGGGTGTGCGATCCATCGTTATCGATCCCCAAAAAGGTTTTTTCCTAAATGGAAAAGCTATGAAATTGAAAGGATTGTGTATTCATCATGATGCTGGGTGTCTAGGAGCAGCTGTGCCTCAACATGTGTGGCGAAGAAGACTTATGACGTTTAAGAAAGTGGGTTGTAATGCCATACGTATGAGTCATAACCCTCCAGCATCTAATTTATTGGATCTCTGTGATGAAATGGGATTTCTAGTGATAGATGAAGCTTTTGATGAATGGGAAGGGGTTAAGAATAAATGGTGGCAAGGGCACAATGTATATCCTCCTAAACATTATGGATATTATGAGGATTTTCCCGAATGGCACGAAAGGGATATCAAGGAGATGGTACTTAGAGATCGAAATCACCCTTCCATATTCAGTTGGAGTATAGGTAATGAAGTGGATTACCCTAACGATCCTTATTGTCATCCAAGTTTTAAAGAGATGACTGGTAACAATGATAAAAATAAACCTGCAGCAGAGAGGCTGTATGATCCTAATAAACCCAATGCTGAAAGATTGGCGGTGATTGCAAAACGATTAGTAACTTTCGTTAAGGAATGTGATGAATCAAGACCCGTTACAGCAGCTCTAGCATTTCCGGAATTATCCAATAGCACAGGGTATGCAGAGGCACTGGATATTGTTGGATATAATTATAAAGAACATCTTTATGATAAGGATCGTGCACTCTATACAAATCGGGTGATTTATGGAAGCGAAAACGGCAAACACCTGCATGCATGGAGAGTGGTTAGAGATAATGATAACATTTGTGGACAATTTCTATGGACAGGAATCGATTTTCTAGGTGAAGCGAAGGGCTGGCCAGTCAGAATATCTCAGGCAGGCATATTGGATTTAACTGGTAGACCCAAAACGTCCTACTACTTTAGACAAAGTCTGTGGATGGATGAACCAATGGTCTATATAACAGCTCGTGATCTTTCGGGACAAAAATCAAATCTTTGGGACATTGATGATGCACCTCACTGGAACTTTAGTGCAGGGAAAATGACTGAAATCAGGTGTTATACAAACTGTGACAAGGTTGTCCTTTATTTAAATGGAAAGACATTAGGAGAAAGATATCTTGATCAATGTGAAGAATCAGACGATATGTATGATATGACATGGGAAGTACCCTATGAGAAAGGGGTTCTTAGAGCTGTAGGTTATAGAAATGACCGTCAGGTGTGTGAAGCAAGCCTTGTGACAGCAGGTGATCCGGCCAAACTAAAGACATGTTCAGACACGGATATTCTTAAGGCTAATGGACTTGATATCGCACATATTGAAGTTGAACTAGTTGATGACAATGGATTCCCCGTTTGGGTTCACGACAAAAGGATTACCTTATCCACGGAAGGTCCTGGTGAAATCATAGGTATTGAAAATGGATCTCCAATTGATCTTGAACCCTATAGCTCAAGACAAAGAATGACATATAATGGAAAATTAATTGCTTATGTTCGAAGTACTGTTGAAGTTGGAACGCTGAAGGTTATAGCATCATGTGAAGACTTAGACATAAAGAATGTTGTTTTAGTAAATATAAAAGTTGACAGTGAATAG
- a CDS encoding uroporphyrinogen decarboxylase family protein: MSDKRMKEPWNGSMSPRERFNRQIHYQPVDRCFNMEFGYWDENFTLWDMFRLNNINNNDEAHEFLGFDPILSLSGNVWMNPPYEEKVIEIIEDTKIIMNHDGLLAEVPIDQHDTIPHFIKSSIVTPDDWARCKAERFRRDDPDRIVDIHTLKKSIPENRDFPLGVYCGSMIGKIRDMLTFEGLAYACYDYPEMVEDMVETCCLLVEDYLDQILPHFNFDFASGWEDICYKNGPIVSVDFFRDVVMPRYKRIKRKLMNYGIDIWYTDCDGDVRPILPYFLEGGINCLFPFEVNGCAHPGELLDQYSGKLRIMGGFDKMQLGKGKEAIKSYMLSLIPYVEQGGYIPFCDHRCPPNVKEEDYLYYLDLKEELFGMKK; encoded by the coding sequence ATGTCAGATAAAAGAATGAAAGAACCATGGAATGGTTCAATGTCTCCTCGAGAACGATTTAACCGGCAAATTCATTACCAGCCAGTCGATAGGTGCTTCAACATGGAATTCGGTTATTGGGATGAGAATTTTACACTGTGGGACATGTTCAGACTCAACAACATTAATAATAATGATGAAGCCCATGAATTTTTGGGATTTGATCCGATTTTATCCCTAAGTGGAAATGTTTGGATGAATCCTCCTTATGAGGAAAAAGTCATTGAAATAATAGAAGATACCAAAATAATAATGAATCATGATGGTTTATTGGCAGAAGTTCCAATAGATCAACATGATACGATTCCTCATTTTATCAAATCTTCAATAGTCACACCAGATGATTGGGCCAGATGTAAAGCTGAACGATTTCGCCGTGACGATCCTGATAGAATTGTGGATATACATACACTTAAAAAAAGTATTCCTGAAAATCGAGATTTTCCATTAGGGGTCTATTGTGGTTCTATGATAGGTAAAATCAGAGATATGCTTACATTTGAGGGCTTGGCATACGCTTGCTATGACTATCCAGAAATGGTAGAAGACATGGTGGAAACGTGTTGTCTCCTTGTTGAGGATTATCTTGATCAGATTCTTCCACATTTTAATTTTGATTTTGCTTCAGGGTGGGAAGATATTTGTTATAAGAACGGACCTATCGTATCAGTGGATTTTTTTCGTGATGTTGTGATGCCAAGGTACAAAAGAATAAAGCGTAAGTTAATGAATTATGGTATTGATATATGGTATACAGATTGTGATGGAGATGTTCGTCCGATTTTACCATATTTCCTTGAAGGAGGCATCAATTGTCTTTTCCCGTTTGAAGTTAATGGATGTGCTCATCCAGGTGAACTATTAGATCAATATTCTGGCAAACTCAGAATAATGGGAGGGTTTGATAAAATGCAACTAGGTAAAGGGAAAGAAGCTATCAAGTCATATATGTTATCGTTGATTCCATATGTTGAACAAGGTGGCTATATTCCTTTCTGTGACCATCGGTGTCCTCCAAATGTTAAAGAAGAAGATTACCTCTATTATCTAGACCTAAAAGAAGAGTTATTTGGAATGAAGAAATAA